From one Paractinoplanes brasiliensis genomic stretch:
- a CDS encoding NAD-dependent epimerase/dehydratase family protein: MRILLFGSSGFIGRHVRAALDDAGELICPRRDRHDLVNGELDDLKALIRAERPDAVVCCVGALTGTPGELMRANAMVAAGLLESAPQARLVRLGSAGEYGVVPEGHAVAEDDRLEPVGAYGVSHAAGTRLFALASNTVSLRVFNPIGAGQPAENVLGRAAAQLRAGNTELTLGPLGAYRDFVDVRDVASLIRAVVVAGEVPHPVYNAGSGRAVTVREAVRLLAREAGFTGPIRERGAGPQRSAAVNWIQADITRAAKDLGWAPAHDLTDSIKSIWDAA; this comes from the coding sequence ATGAGAATCCTGCTGTTCGGCTCGTCCGGCTTCATCGGCCGGCATGTCCGGGCCGCACTCGACGACGCGGGGGAGCTGATCTGCCCGCGCCGCGACCGGCACGACCTGGTCAACGGCGAGCTCGACGACCTCAAGGCGCTGATCCGGGCGGAACGGCCCGACGCGGTGGTGTGCTGCGTGGGCGCGCTCACCGGCACACCGGGCGAACTCATGCGGGCCAACGCCATGGTGGCGGCCGGCCTGCTCGAGTCGGCCCCGCAGGCGCGGCTGGTGCGGCTGGGCTCGGCGGGGGAGTACGGCGTGGTCCCCGAAGGGCACGCGGTCGCCGAGGACGACCGGCTCGAACCCGTCGGCGCGTACGGGGTCAGCCACGCCGCCGGCACCCGGCTGTTCGCGCTGGCGTCCAACACCGTGTCGCTGCGCGTGTTCAACCCGATCGGGGCGGGACAGCCGGCCGAGAACGTGCTGGGCCGCGCCGCCGCGCAACTGCGGGCCGGGAACACCGAGCTGACGCTGGGGCCGCTCGGCGCGTACCGGGACTTCGTGGACGTGCGGGACGTGGCCTCGCTGATCCGGGCCGTCGTGGTCGCCGGCGAGGTGCCGCACCCGGTCTACAACGCCGGCAGCGGCCGGGCGGTGACCGTGCGGGAAGCCGTACGGCTGCTCGCCCGTGAGGCCGGGTTCACCGGGCCCATCCGCGAGCGGGGCGCCGGGCCGCAACGCTCGGCCGCCGTGAACTGGATCCAGGCCGACATCACCCGGGCCGCCAAGGACCTGGGCTGGGCGCCCGCCCACGACCTCACCGACTCGATCAAGAGCATCTGGGACGCGGCGTGA
- a CDS encoding endo alpha-1,4 polygalactosaminidase: MTVLLAALTVAACTSAPDTGGGPSWAYQLQNYKDGRLDELAAGPYETVVVDLARDAHSDFFTADEVDAVRATGKRVLAYFEIGSIEDFRPEYKTLPRDLIGNEWADWPGEFFVRYYDDRWWELVVKPRVDQAIRAGFDGAYLDTPLAYEEITLDAVEGRNRERLAADMASLVKRISAYAKGRVPGFLVVPQNSPELRHQPGYAEAIDGIGMEELFFRATDERCDEDWCAENLADTRALRDAGKFVLSVDYATKAADVRAACKHYATERFTGTVTVLELDRPAQPCP, encoded by the coding sequence GTGACGGTCCTCCTGGCGGCGCTGACCGTCGCCGCCTGCACGTCCGCTCCCGACACCGGAGGCGGCCCGTCCTGGGCGTACCAGCTGCAGAACTACAAGGACGGCCGCCTCGACGAGCTCGCCGCCGGGCCGTACGAGACCGTGGTCGTCGACCTGGCCCGCGACGCGCACAGCGACTTCTTCACCGCCGACGAGGTCGACGCCGTGCGCGCCACCGGCAAACGGGTGCTCGCCTACTTCGAGATCGGCAGCATCGAGGATTTCCGGCCCGAGTACAAAACCCTGCCCAGGGACCTGATCGGCAACGAGTGGGCCGACTGGCCCGGCGAGTTCTTCGTCCGCTACTACGACGACCGCTGGTGGGAGCTGGTCGTCAAACCCCGCGTCGACCAGGCGATCCGGGCCGGGTTCGACGGCGCCTATCTCGACACCCCTTTGGCGTACGAGGAAATCACGCTGGACGCCGTCGAGGGACGCAACCGTGAGCGGCTGGCCGCCGACATGGCCTCCCTCGTCAAGCGGATCAGCGCGTACGCGAAAGGCCGGGTCCCCGGTTTTCTCGTCGTGCCGCAGAACTCGCCGGAACTGCGGCACCAGCCCGGATACGCCGAGGCGATCGACGGCATCGGCATGGAGGAGCTGTTCTTCCGAGCCACCGACGAGCGCTGTGACGAGGACTGGTGCGCCGAGAACCTGGCCGACACCCGGGCGCTGCGCGACGCCGGCAAGTTCGTGCTCAGCGTCGACTACGCCACCAAGGCGGCCGACGTGCGAGCCGCCTGCAAGCACTACGCCACCGAGAGGTTCACCGGCACCGTCACCGTGCTGGAACTGGACCGACCCGCACAACCCTGCCCGTAA
- a CDS encoding nucleotide sugar dehydrogenase: MPHTIGVVGLGYVGLTLTAALADKGYVVHGADVSNHVLDTLSQGRSHIFEPGVEDIFASRINAGIHVAETLPHHTVDVAVISVSTPVDEQTRRPNLANLAAAARSVAATCAPGTLVVVRSTVPVGTSRKVVLPELRAAWGDDVKLVMAPERTIQGQALRELVELPQVVGGLDDASLRAGLEFFRGLAQTVVPVSSLEAAELVKLSNNCHTDLIYSFGNEIALIAEQHGLDPLEVIRAANVDYPRPDLSKPGYVGGGCLSKDPYIMLDSAGGYTPFLVGQARALNEHLPVHVAEIVVRLLREIRGETRGLRLAVLGWAYKGWPPTDDMRGTPIATMMPVFSSAGITVTGHDPMVTAEVVRQYGGDPISLDKAFTDSDAVLVINDHPDYRAIDVTAMLGDARPALIFDSWRILDADAIRAAGIRYAGLGYLPVVTA, encoded by the coding sequence ATGCCCCACACGATCGGAGTCGTCGGCCTCGGCTACGTCGGTCTGACACTGACCGCCGCGCTGGCCGACAAGGGCTATGTCGTGCACGGCGCCGACGTGTCGAACCATGTGCTGGACACCCTCTCGCAGGGCAGGTCCCACATCTTCGAACCCGGCGTCGAGGACATCTTCGCCTCCCGCATCAACGCGGGCATCCACGTCGCCGAGACGCTGCCCCACCACACCGTCGACGTGGCAGTGATCAGCGTGTCCACGCCGGTGGACGAGCAGACCCGCCGGCCCAACCTGGCCAACCTGGCCGCCGCCGCGCGCAGCGTCGCCGCCACCTGCGCCCCCGGCACCCTGGTGGTCGTGCGCAGCACCGTGCCGGTCGGCACCAGCCGCAAGGTCGTGCTGCCCGAGCTGCGCGCCGCCTGGGGTGACGACGTCAAGCTGGTGATGGCGCCCGAACGCACCATCCAGGGCCAGGCACTGCGTGAGCTGGTCGAGCTGCCCCAGGTGGTCGGCGGCCTCGACGACGCCTCGTTGCGGGCCGGGCTGGAGTTCTTCCGCGGGCTGGCCCAGACCGTCGTGCCGGTCTCCAGCCTCGAGGCGGCCGAGCTGGTCAAGCTCTCCAACAACTGCCACACCGACCTGATCTACTCGTTCGGCAACGAGATCGCGCTCATCGCCGAACAGCACGGCCTCGACCCGCTCGAGGTCATCCGCGCGGCCAACGTGGACTACCCACGACCCGACCTGTCCAAGCCCGGATACGTCGGCGGCGGCTGCCTGTCGAAGGACCCCTACATCATGCTGGACAGCGCCGGCGGCTACACGCCGTTCCTGGTCGGGCAGGCCCGCGCCCTCAACGAGCACCTGCCCGTGCACGTGGCCGAGATCGTCGTACGGCTGCTGCGCGAGATCCGCGGCGAGACCCGCGGGCTGCGGCTGGCCGTGCTCGGCTGGGCGTACAAGGGCTGGCCGCCCACCGACGACATGCGCGGCACCCCGATCGCCACCATGATGCCCGTCTTCTCCTCCGCCGGCATCACCGTCACCGGGCACGACCCGATGGTCACCGCCGAGGTGGTCCGCCAGTACGGCGGCGACCCGATCAGCCTCGACAAGGCGTTCACCGACAGCGACGCCGTGCTGGTCATCAACGACCACCCGGACTACCGGGCCATCGACGTCACCGCGATGCTCGGCGACGCCCGGCCCGCGCTCATCTTCGACTCGTGGCGCATCCTCGACGCCGACGCCATCCGGGCCGCGGGCATCCGCTACGCCGGCCTCGGCTACCTGCCGGTGGTGACCGCATGA
- a CDS encoding NAD-dependent epimerase/dehydratase family protein: MRALLLGGAGFIGVHLARRLVADGHDVTIVDDFSRGRSDTSVSELGARVISADLTDPAFYAGLEHGWDQIYLLAAVVGVRNVEKDPARVVRVNTLVAMHLLDWLQPGERVFFASTSEVYAGGVDAGIVAVPTPEAIPTMISDITAPRFAYAVSKLLGEAAFLHTARARGFDAVVARFHNVYGPRMGADHVIPEMALRARAGEDPFRVPGADQFRAFCHVDDAVEAMLRLMATPAAAGQIVHIGNDREETNIGDLAKLVLRVAGVSPAIEAADAPPGSVKRRCPDLSKLRELTGYEPAVTLEEGVRTTFAWYAEHGRPS; this comes from the coding sequence ATGAGGGCCCTGCTGCTCGGCGGCGCCGGGTTCATCGGCGTGCACCTGGCCCGGCGCCTGGTCGCCGACGGCCACGACGTCACCATCGTCGACGACTTCTCCCGCGGCCGCTCCGACACCTCGGTCTCCGAGCTGGGGGCGCGGGTGATCTCGGCCGACCTCACCGACCCGGCCTTCTACGCCGGCCTGGAACACGGGTGGGACCAGATCTACCTGCTCGCCGCCGTCGTCGGGGTGCGCAACGTCGAGAAGGACCCGGCCCGGGTCGTACGGGTGAACACGCTCGTCGCCATGCACCTGCTCGACTGGCTGCAGCCCGGCGAACGCGTCTTCTTCGCCTCGACCAGCGAGGTCTACGCGGGCGGCGTCGACGCGGGCATCGTCGCGGTGCCCACGCCCGAGGCGATCCCCACGATGATCTCGGACATCACGGCGCCCCGGTTCGCGTACGCGGTCAGCAAGCTGCTCGGCGAAGCAGCGTTCCTGCACACCGCGCGCGCCCGCGGGTTCGACGCCGTGGTCGCGCGGTTCCACAACGTGTACGGGCCGCGGATGGGTGCCGACCACGTCATCCCCGAAATGGCGCTGCGCGCCCGCGCCGGTGAGGACCCGTTCCGGGTGCCCGGCGCCGACCAGTTCCGCGCGTTCTGCCACGTCGACGACGCGGTCGAAGCCATGCTCCGGCTGATGGCGACACCCGCGGCCGCCGGGCAGATCGTGCACATCGGCAACGACCGCGAGGAGACCAACATCGGCGACCTCGCCAAGCTGGTCCTGCGGGTGGCCGGGGTCAGCCCCGCCATCGAGGCCGCCGACGCGCCGCCGGGATCGGTCAAGCGGCGCTGCCCCGACCTGTCGAAGCTGCGGGAGCTCACCGGCTACGAGCCGGCCGTCACCCTCGAGGAGGGCGTCCGTACGACGTTCGCCTGGTACGCCGAGCACGGGAGGCCGTCATGA
- a CDS encoding endo alpha-1,4 polygalactosaminidase encodes MTAERPPICFYYGNGKLVDLAEYPRVVLQPDFYKPEEIAFLKSKGVHVLAYLTLSEDTGPPAVWQRTEVNPDWGGKFVHVGHPEWVSHVVGQARAALDNGFDGLFLDTLNVELTFPEDVPHLLTLVAALRAEAGPAYILANRGFGMLPRLAELVDGVVFESFSARWTDEGYAAWPPDTLEFHAQIAEQLLRLQLDLYALDYADDPGLTDFAIRRARQFGMQCIVSDRALSRV; translated from the coding sequence ATGACCGCCGAACGCCCGCCGATCTGCTTCTACTACGGCAACGGCAAGCTCGTCGACCTGGCCGAGTACCCACGCGTGGTGCTGCAACCCGACTTCTACAAGCCCGAGGAGATCGCGTTCCTCAAGTCCAAGGGCGTGCACGTGCTGGCGTACCTGACCCTGTCGGAGGACACCGGGCCACCCGCGGTGTGGCAGCGCACCGAGGTCAACCCGGACTGGGGCGGCAAGTTCGTGCACGTCGGGCACCCCGAATGGGTGTCGCACGTGGTCGGGCAGGCCCGCGCGGCGCTGGACAACGGGTTCGACGGGTTGTTCCTCGACACGCTCAACGTCGAGCTGACCTTCCCCGAGGACGTGCCGCACCTGCTGACCCTGGTGGCGGCGCTGCGGGCCGAGGCCGGGCCGGCGTACATCCTGGCCAACCGGGGTTTCGGGATGCTGCCGCGGCTGGCCGAGCTGGTCGACGGGGTGGTGTTCGAGTCGTTCTCGGCCCGGTGGACCGACGAGGGGTACGCGGCCTGGCCGCCGGACACCCTCGAGTTCCACGCGCAGATCGCCGAGCAGCTGCTGCGGTTGCAGCTCGACCTGTACGCGCTGGACTACGCCGACGACCCGGGCCTGACGGACTTCGCGATCCGCCGGGCCCGGCAGTTCGGCATGCAGTGCATCGTCAGCGACCGCGCCCTGTCCCGAGTGTGA
- a CDS encoding GNAT family N-acetyltransferase: MTTVEAGRSVLDDPVVGSLRGTHSRFAQAYGKAVRYHPDVAPFHALADPADPRAWADLAALTGPAAEVAVAGPVPASHPGWVIAGEVAGVQFVDESLAAEPFTEARPLYAGDVPEILALVELTQPGPFRRRTIELGNYLGVRRGSRLVAVAGERLRPPGWTEISAVCTHPAFRGQGLATSLVRAIAYGIRQRGEIPFLHTSAANTNAIRLYESIGFRLRKRTTFAVYRNVVDA, translated from the coding sequence GTGACCACCGTCGAGGCGGGCCGGTCGGTGCTGGACGACCCGGTGGTCGGCTCGCTGCGGGGCACCCATTCGCGCTTCGCGCAGGCGTACGGGAAAGCGGTCCGTTACCACCCCGACGTGGCGCCTTTCCATGCCCTCGCCGACCCCGCGGATCCGCGGGCGTGGGCCGACCTGGCCGCGCTGACCGGTCCGGCCGCCGAGGTGGCGGTGGCCGGACCGGTCCCGGCCTCCCATCCGGGCTGGGTGATCGCGGGTGAGGTGGCCGGTGTCCAGTTCGTCGACGAGTCCCTGGCCGCGGAGCCGTTCACGGAGGCGCGGCCGCTGTACGCCGGGGACGTGCCCGAGATCCTGGCCCTGGTCGAGCTCACCCAGCCGGGCCCGTTCCGGCGGCGCACGATCGAGCTGGGCAACTACCTCGGGGTCCGTCGCGGCTCACGGCTCGTCGCGGTCGCCGGTGAACGACTGCGTCCGCCCGGCTGGACGGAGATCAGCGCGGTCTGCACGCATCCGGCGTTCCGCGGGCAGGGGCTGGCCACGAGCCTGGTGCGGGCGATCGCGTACGGGATCAGGCAGCGCGGCGAGATCCCGTTCCTGCACACGTCGGCGGCGAACACGAACGCGATCCGCCTCTACGAGTCGATTGGGTTCCGACTGCGGAAGCGGACCACGTTCGCGGTCTACCGAAACGTCGTGGACGCGTGA
- a CDS encoding NtaA/DmoA family FMN-dependent monooxygenase (This protein belongs to a clade of FMN-dependent monooxygenases, within a broader family of flavin-dependent oxidoreductases, the luciferase-like monooxygenase (LMM) family, some of whose members use coenzyme F420 rather than FMN.) gives MPKQIHLAAHFPGVNNTTVWSDPAAGSHIEFDSFVKLAQTAERAKFDFFFLAEGLRLREQAGQIYDLDVVGRPDTFTVLAALAAVTDRLGLAGTINSTFNEPYEVARQFASLDHLSAGRAAWNVVTSWDAFTGENFRRGGFLAESDRYSRATQFLETAKELFGSWPADAIAADKQNGVFLRHPLAGAFRHSDQHFTVEGRFNVPRSPQGRPVILQAGDSDAGREFAAATADAIFSRHGTLADGQKFYADVKDRLARYGRERDSLKVLPAATFVLGDTDSDAQERAAHVRRQQVSGATAIKFLEQLWNRDLSAYDPDGPLPEIDPDVSDEHIARGRASVRLHRDPIAVAREWREKAAAEKLSIRELIIEVTGRQTFIGSAATIAESINHLVQEDASDGFVLVPHVTPGGLDEFADTVVPLLQERGVFRTGYEGETLREHLGLDPL, from the coding sequence TTGCCTAAGCAGATCCACCTCGCCGCGCACTTCCCCGGTGTCAACAACACCACCGTCTGGAGCGACCCCGCCGCCGGCAGCCACATCGAGTTCGACTCGTTCGTCAAGCTCGCGCAGACCGCCGAACGGGCCAAGTTCGACTTCTTCTTCCTGGCCGAAGGTCTGCGGCTGCGGGAGCAGGCCGGGCAGATCTACGACCTGGACGTGGTGGGCCGCCCCGACACGTTCACTGTGCTGGCCGCGCTGGCCGCCGTCACCGACCGGCTCGGCCTGGCCGGCACCATCAACTCGACGTTCAACGAGCCGTACGAGGTGGCCCGGCAGTTCGCCTCGCTCGACCACCTGTCCGCCGGGCGGGCCGCGTGGAACGTGGTGACCAGCTGGGACGCGTTCACCGGGGAGAACTTCCGGCGCGGCGGCTTTCTGGCCGAGTCCGACCGCTACAGCCGGGCCACCCAGTTCCTCGAGACGGCCAAGGAGCTGTTCGGCTCCTGGCCGGCCGACGCGATCGCGGCCGACAAGCAGAACGGCGTCTTCCTGCGGCATCCGCTGGCCGGGGCGTTCCGCCACTCCGACCAGCACTTCACCGTCGAGGGCCGGTTCAACGTGCCGCGCAGCCCGCAGGGCCGTCCGGTGATCCTGCAGGCCGGCGACTCCGACGCGGGCCGCGAGTTCGCCGCCGCCACCGCCGACGCCATCTTCAGCCGGCACGGCACCTTGGCGGACGGTCAGAAGTTCTACGCCGACGTCAAGGACAGGCTGGCCCGTTACGGCCGGGAACGGGACTCGCTGAAGGTGCTGCCCGCGGCCACCTTCGTGCTCGGCGACACCGACAGCGACGCCCAGGAACGGGCCGCGCACGTACGCCGGCAGCAGGTCAGCGGCGCGACCGCGATCAAGTTCCTGGAGCAACTGTGGAACCGGGACCTGTCCGCGTACGACCCGGACGGCCCGCTGCCCGAGATCGACCCGGACGTCTCCGACGAGCACATCGCTCGCGGGCGGGCCAGCGTACGGCTGCACCGGGACCCGATCGCGGTGGCGCGCGAGTGGCGGGAGAAGGCGGCCGCCGAGAAGCTGTCGATCCGTGAGCTGATCATCGAGGTGACCGGCCGGCAGACGTTCATCGGGTCGGCCGCCACGATCGCCGAGAGCATCAACCACCTGGTGCAGGAGGACGCCTCCGACGGGTTCGTCCTGGTGCCGCACGTGACACCGGGCGGCCTCGACGAGTTCGCCGACACGGTGGTGCCGCTGCTGCAGGAACGCGGCGTGTTCCGCACCGGCTACGAGGGTGAGACGTTGCGCGAGCACCTCGGGCTGGACCCGCTGTGA
- a CDS encoding LLM class flavin-dependent oxidoreductase: protein MTNLHLAVALDGAGWAPDAWRAPNARPKELFTARYWLDLVAEAEAGKLDFVTIEDGLGVQSDDPSLVQGRLDAVLIASRVAPLTRHIGLVPTATVTHTEPFHISKAIATLDYVSRGRAGWRVQLSPRAEEAAHFGRREVSIDTPDAVQDLFDEAADYVEVVRRLWDSWEDDAEIRDAATGRFIDRDKLHYINFEGRFFTVKGPSITPRPPQGQPVVTALAHSEIPYRFAEKSADIVYVTPKDAADAHEIVSQVKVGHVFADLVVLLEQNPATHQSDAAAFTGTPAQLADLLLEWQDAGITGFRLRPGRLPDDLRAITRGLVPELRARGVFRTEYEPGTLRDRLGLPRPANRYAAAAEGARVA, encoded by the coding sequence ATGACGAACCTGCACCTCGCGGTAGCGCTGGACGGCGCCGGCTGGGCCCCGGACGCCTGGCGCGCGCCGAACGCCCGGCCCAAGGAACTGTTCACCGCTCGTTACTGGCTCGACCTGGTGGCCGAGGCCGAGGCGGGCAAGCTCGACTTCGTCACCATCGAGGACGGGCTGGGCGTGCAGTCCGACGACCCGTCCCTCGTGCAGGGACGCCTCGACGCGGTGCTCATCGCCTCGCGGGTCGCGCCGCTGACCCGGCACATCGGGCTGGTGCCGACGGCCACCGTCACCCACACCGAGCCGTTCCACATCTCCAAGGCGATCGCCACCCTCGACTACGTGAGCCGGGGTCGCGCCGGCTGGCGGGTGCAGCTCTCCCCGAGGGCCGAGGAAGCCGCCCATTTCGGACGGCGCGAGGTCAGCATCGACACGCCCGACGCCGTGCAGGACTTGTTCGATGAGGCGGCCGACTACGTCGAGGTCGTACGGCGGCTCTGGGACAGCTGGGAGGACGACGCCGAGATCCGTGACGCCGCCACGGGCCGGTTCATCGACCGCGACAAGCTGCACTACATCAACTTCGAGGGCCGGTTCTTCACCGTCAAGGGCCCGTCGATCACTCCGCGGCCGCCGCAGGGGCAGCCGGTCGTCACCGCGCTCGCCCACAGCGAAATCCCGTACCGGTTCGCCGAGAAGTCCGCCGACATCGTCTACGTCACGCCGAAGGACGCCGCCGACGCGCACGAAATCGTGTCGCAGGTCAAGGTGGGCCATGTCTTCGCCGACCTCGTGGTGCTGCTGGAGCAGAACCCGGCCACCCACCAGTCGGACGCTGCGGCCTTCACCGGCACTCCGGCGCAGCTCGCCGACCTGCTGCTCGAATGGCAGGACGCCGGCATCACCGGTTTCCGTCTTCGCCCCGGCCGCCTCCCGGACGACCTGCGCGCCATCACCCGGGGCCTGGTCCCCGAGCTGCGGGCCAGGGGCGTTTTCCGTACGGAGTACGAACCCGGCACCCTGCGCGACCGCCTCGGCCTGCCCCGCCCGGCCAACCGCTACGCCGCCGCTGCCGAAGGAGCCCGCGTTGCCTAA
- a CDS encoding transporter substrate-binding domain-containing protein: MERGGRRAGPPKVDIKYYQTNQATYLALGSGQIDLYLGPNPTSAYHVAKAGETEIVGTYSGAGATLQGKIALTTKKGNGLVEAYKAALDELVRSGDYAKILDRWNLAGEAVGAPEINPPGLPIEGK; the protein is encoded by the coding sequence GTGGAGCGAGGAGGCCGTCGAGCAGGGCCTCCCAAGGTCGACATCAAGTATTACCAAACCAACCAGGCCACCTATCTGGCGCTGGGATCGGGGCAGATCGACCTGTACCTGGGCCCGAACCCGACCTCGGCCTACCACGTGGCCAAGGCGGGCGAGACCGAGATCGTCGGCACGTACTCGGGCGCGGGCGCGACGCTGCAGGGCAAGATCGCGCTCACCACGAAGAAGGGCAACGGCCTGGTCGAGGCGTACAAGGCCGCCCTGGACGAGCTGGTCAGGTCCGGCGACTACGCCAAGATCCTGGACCGCTGGAACCTGGCCGGCGAGGCCGTCGGCGCGCCCGAGATCAACCCGCCCGGCCTGCCCATCGAGGGGAAGTAA
- a CDS encoding amino acid ABC transporter ATP-binding protein yields the protein MIELSGVHKSFGTLEVLHDVTLSVPAGSVTVIIGPSGSGKSTLLRCVNHLEKVDRGRVRVDGELIGYRRAGNKLYELSERHILKQRARIGFVFQTFNLFPHMTALQNVREAGGGIELLEKVGLAEKAASYPRQLSGGQQQRVAIARALARDPKLILFDEPTSALDPELVGEVLDVMRDLARAGTTMVVVTHEIGFAREVADTIVFLDGGRVVEQGPPSAVLDRPQHERTRAFLSKVLV from the coding sequence ATGATCGAGCTCAGCGGTGTGCACAAGTCCTTCGGCACGCTCGAGGTGCTGCACGACGTCACGCTGTCCGTCCCGGCCGGCAGCGTCACGGTGATCATCGGGCCCTCCGGGTCGGGCAAGTCGACGCTGCTGCGCTGCGTCAACCACCTCGAGAAGGTCGACCGGGGGCGCGTGCGGGTCGACGGCGAGCTGATCGGCTACCGGCGGGCCGGCAACAAGCTGTACGAGCTCAGCGAGCGCCACATCCTCAAGCAGCGCGCCCGCATCGGGTTCGTGTTCCAGACGTTCAACCTGTTCCCGCACATGACCGCGCTGCAGAACGTCCGCGAGGCGGGCGGCGGCATCGAGCTGCTGGAGAAGGTGGGCCTGGCCGAGAAGGCCGCCAGCTATCCGCGGCAGCTCTCCGGCGGCCAGCAGCAGCGGGTCGCCATCGCCCGCGCACTGGCCCGCGACCCCAAGCTGATCCTGTTCGACGAGCCCACCTCGGCCCTCGACCCCGAGTTGGTCGGCGAGGTGCTCGACGTCATGCGCGACCTGGCGCGCGCCGGCACCACCATGGTCGTCGTCACCCACGAGATCGGCTTCGCCCGTGAGGTGGCCGACACCATCGTCTTCCTCGACGGCGGCCGGGTGGTCGAGCAGGGTCCGCCCTCCGCGGTCCTCGACCGCCCCCAGCACGAACGCACTCGCGCTTTCCTGTCCAAAGTTCTCGTCTAG
- a CDS encoding amino acid ABC transporter permease codes for MEALLITLELTFAGAVLGFAGGIVLAPMRLSKNPVLSAVSWTFIWVFRSVPLLVQLLFWANLGYLYDRLQIGVPFGPGFLHFETSSLVSAFGAALLGLALHEAAYAAEIVRAGILSVDSRQLEAAAALGIPRLRQFRRILLPQAMRAILPNAANELVNLLKSTSVVYVLAIGELFYQVQVIYGRNGRVVPLLLVATVWYVILTAALSVLQHHVERRYSRGYVR; via the coding sequence ATGGAGGCGCTGCTCATCACGCTGGAGCTGACGTTCGCGGGCGCCGTGCTCGGCTTCGCGGGCGGCATCGTGCTGGCACCGATGCGGCTCTCGAAGAACCCGGTGCTCTCCGCGGTGAGCTGGACGTTCATTTGGGTCTTCCGCTCGGTGCCCCTGCTCGTGCAGCTTCTCTTCTGGGCCAATCTCGGCTACCTCTACGACCGGCTGCAGATCGGCGTCCCGTTCGGCCCCGGGTTCCTCCACTTCGAGACGTCCAGCCTGGTCAGCGCGTTCGGCGCGGCGCTGCTGGGCCTGGCGCTGCACGAGGCCGCGTACGCCGCCGAGATCGTCCGGGCGGGCATCCTGTCGGTCGACTCCCGGCAGCTGGAGGCGGCGGCCGCCCTGGGCATCCCGCGGCTGCGCCAGTTCCGCCGCATCCTGCTCCCCCAAGCCATGCGCGCGATCCTGCCCAACGCCGCCAACGAGCTGGTCAACCTGCTCAAGAGCACCTCGGTGGTGTACGTGCTGGCCATCGGCGAGCTCTTCTACCAGGTGCAGGTCATCTACGGGCGCAACGGCCGGGTCGTGCCGCTGCTGCTGGTGGCCACCGTCTGGTACGTGATCCTGACCGCCGCCCTGTCGGTCCTGCAGCACCACGTCGAGCGCCGCTACTCCCGGGGGTACGTCCGATGA